Proteins from a genomic interval of uncultured Desulfuromusa sp.:
- a CDS encoding outer membrane lipoprotein carrier protein LolA codes for MLKKISKTYLFIMLFLFVSSPLVKAEDLTPLLAELKLAAAETETLSSAFVQEKYLQIFSEKLLSNGRFAYRKPDRLRWELLTPVGSGFVLRGDQGERWNSLSQKKENFSVQSDPIMGMIAQQLLAWARVDLDWLQSRYRMELSSAEPVVLSLFPLDQGEAAFIEYLQIQFSTDRRHVAEVLMVEQGGDSTLIRFIDAEVNAELSAAAFQVPEF; via the coding sequence ATGTTGAAAAAAATATCTAAAACATATCTCTTTATCATGCTTTTTCTTTTCGTTTCTTCTCCCTTGGTGAAAGCGGAAGATCTCACTCCGTTGCTGGCGGAATTAAAGCTGGCAGCCGCAGAGACAGAAACCCTTTCAAGTGCGTTTGTTCAGGAAAAATACCTGCAGATTTTTTCTGAAAAACTACTCTCCAATGGCCGCTTTGCTTACAGGAAGCCGGACCGGTTGCGATGGGAATTGTTGACACCGGTTGGGTCCGGATTTGTTCTCCGTGGTGATCAGGGTGAGCGATGGAACAGTCTGAGTCAAAAGAAGGAAAATTTTTCGGTTCAATCAGATCCCATTATGGGGATGATTGCCCAACAGCTGTTAGCCTGGGCACGAGTCGATCTTGACTGGTTGCAGAGTCGTTACCGGATGGAGCTTTCCTCTGCAGAACCGGTTGTACTCTCCCTGTTTCCCCTAGATCAGGGAGAAGCAGCATTTATTGAATATCTGCAAATCCAGTTTTCCACTGACCGCCGCCATGTTGCAGAGGTACTGATGGTTGAACAGGGTGGAGACAGTACCTTAATCCGCTTTATTGATGCAGAGGTTAATGCTGAACTCTCTGCGGCTGCTTTTCAGGTTCCGGAATTCTGA
- a CDS encoding aromatic amino acid ammonia-lyase, whose product MNKANVVVLNGNDLTIDEIVAIGVGDKQVALDPQALERCRASRKFLEEEVAAKRIIYGVNTSFGPMCNKIIDDEQIETLQVNLIRSHAAGLGDPLKDYIAIAVMVVRLNTLVKGFSGVRIELLEHLQWMINQRVAAYIPECGSVGASGDLIHLAHLSLAIIGEGNVYYQGELLPAEVVYEKLGRAPLRLSFKEGIALMNGTSAMTALAAFALFGARKLINISCVTGAFAIEIFGGIDDAFDEDLHLVKPHLGQMEIAETIRNLYRGSGNITLRAEMHDLIRQQTADGPVYETSINVQDVYSVRCTPQVLAPVAEAIAQAVKVVEVEVNSSNDNPIIIPERKKIIHGGNFHGQSIGFVMDMLCMAISTLCNISERRTNKYLDKNLNEGLPEFLIPGTLGLTMGFMGAQYLATSTTAENRQLANPVSTNSISNNASNQDVVSMGTVAARKAFKSVSNAKHIITLEVLADLQALSFRNADKLGRGTGRIFQTLNKDFSQYDNSRIFHDDLVCFRKLLFSSQLFDDLSIYWD is encoded by the coding sequence ATGAATAAAGCAAATGTTGTTGTTCTGAATGGGAACGACTTGACCATTGATGAGATCGTTGCCATTGGGGTTGGCGATAAACAGGTTGCTCTCGATCCTCAGGCTTTGGAACGTTGCCGTGCCAGCCGGAAGTTTCTTGAAGAGGAAGTTGCTGCCAAACGGATTATTTATGGGGTCAATACCTCTTTTGGGCCGATGTGTAACAAGATTATCGATGATGAACAAATTGAGACCTTACAAGTTAATTTGATCCGCAGTCATGCTGCCGGGTTGGGTGATCCGTTAAAAGACTATATCGCGATAGCAGTGATGGTTGTGCGTTTGAACACTTTGGTCAAGGGATTCAGTGGTGTGCGGATTGAGCTGTTGGAACATCTGCAGTGGATGATCAACCAACGGGTAGCAGCCTATATCCCTGAATGTGGCAGTGTTGGTGCTTCAGGAGATTTGATTCATCTTGCCCACTTGTCTCTGGCTATTATTGGTGAGGGCAATGTCTACTATCAGGGTGAGTTATTACCGGCTGAAGTGGTTTACGAGAAGCTGGGCCGGGCTCCACTGCGACTCAGCTTCAAAGAGGGGATTGCATTGATGAATGGTACCAGCGCTATGACCGCGCTGGCTGCTTTTGCCCTTTTTGGCGCCCGCAAACTGATTAACATCAGTTGTGTGACCGGTGCTTTTGCTATTGAAATCTTCGGTGGTATTGATGATGCCTTTGATGAAGATCTGCATCTGGTTAAACCACATCTTGGGCAAATGGAAATTGCTGAAACAATTCGCAACCTTTACCGGGGATCGGGCAATATCACTTTGCGTGCAGAAATGCATGATTTGATCCGCCAGCAGACAGCGGATGGTCCTGTCTATGAGACCAGTATCAATGTGCAGGATGTTTATTCTGTACGCTGTACTCCGCAGGTTCTGGCTCCGGTTGCTGAAGCTATTGCCCAGGCGGTAAAAGTAGTTGAGGTTGAAGTGAATTCCTCAAACGACAATCCAATCATTATCCCGGAAAGAAAAAAAATTATCCATGGCGGAAATTTCCATGGTCAGAGTATAGGTTTTGTTATGGATATGCTTTGCATGGCTATTTCAACCCTGTGTAATATTTCGGAACGGCGAACCAACAAGTATCTCGATAAGAATCTTAACGAGGGACTCCCTGAATTCCTCATACCTGGCACTCTGGGACTGACGATGGGTTTTATGGGAGCACAATATCTGGCCACTTCAACGACTGCTGAAAACCGTCAGCTGGCCAATCCGGTGAGCACGAATTCAATCAGCAATAATGCCTCAAATCAGGATGTTGTCAGTATGGGGACCGTTGCGGCTCGCAAAGCATTCAAATCCGTCAGTAATGCAAAGCATATCATTACTCTAGAGGTTCTTGCCGACTTACAGGCTCTGTCATTTCGCAACGCCGATAAATTAGGACGTGGCACCGGGCGGATATTCCAGACGCTTAATAAAGATTTCAGCCAGTACGACAATTCGCGGATTTTTCATGATGACCTGGTTTGCTTCCGTAAGTTGCTTTTTTCCAGCCAGCTATTCGATGATTTGTCAATTTATTGGGATTGA
- a CDS encoding AMP-binding protein, with product MLNSVARQNHCMTVAEMNARQLALLQCHLRYLQKASPYYRELFQQRGFSSAEFRSLDDLAALPMTGKAELAESNRRFLAVSEQQVVDICQTSGTTGEPVTIWQTDADLQRLARNEQLAFTAAGISRSDRVLIGAALDRVFMAGLAYFLGLRRIGATAIRAGSGQPGLVAELIRQQRPNVLVGVPSLLLMVARQFQDRGEDPGQLGVDKLICIGEPVRNDDLSLSPLGRALQECWSAQILGTYASTEMATAFADCPAGCGGHLLPELVVVEIIDDQGALVDPGEAGEVVVTPLGVEGTPLLRYRTGDIARLHSAPCGCGRQTPRLGPILGRRTQMLKCRGTTLFPAAISRVLQGISAIHGHYLEVSSDFDLSDQLRVVIGCRDSSLSAATVAALIAAKTRVKPEVVLVDPEEIKRKTIRPDMRKPVTFFDYRKPSE from the coding sequence ATGCTGAATTCAGTTGCAAGGCAAAATCATTGCATGACTGTTGCTGAGATGAATGCGAGACAGCTTGCCCTGTTGCAATGTCATCTACGCTACCTGCAAAAGGCCTCACCCTACTATCGGGAGTTATTTCAGCAGCGTGGATTTTCCTCGGCAGAGTTCCGTTCACTGGATGATTTAGCGGCATTGCCTATGACGGGCAAAGCTGAATTGGCTGAGAGCAATCGCAGGTTTCTCGCAGTTTCGGAACAGCAGGTGGTTGATATTTGCCAGACTTCAGGGACGACGGGTGAACCGGTGACTATCTGGCAGACGGATGCCGATTTGCAGCGTTTGGCAAGAAATGAACAACTTGCTTTTACTGCAGCAGGGATCAGCCGTTCTGACCGGGTTTTGATCGGTGCTGCGCTGGACCGGGTATTTATGGCCGGTCTCGCCTATTTTCTTGGCCTGCGCCGGATCGGAGCGACTGCAATTCGAGCAGGATCAGGACAGCCGGGACTGGTCGCTGAACTCATTCGTCAGCAGCGCCCTAATGTTCTGGTTGGAGTTCCGAGTCTCCTGTTGATGGTCGCTCGTCAGTTTCAGGACCGTGGAGAAGATCCGGGACAACTTGGAGTTGATAAGTTGATTTGTATCGGGGAACCGGTACGGAATGATGACCTTTCTCTTTCCCCCCTGGGGAGAGCTTTGCAGGAATGCTGGTCTGCGCAAATTTTAGGGACCTATGCCAGCACTGAAATGGCGACAGCCTTTGCTGATTGTCCTGCTGGTTGCGGCGGCCACCTGTTGCCGGAGTTGGTTGTTGTTGAAATTATTGATGATCAGGGAGCCCTGGTTGATCCTGGTGAGGCTGGGGAAGTTGTCGTGACTCCGCTTGGAGTTGAGGGGACACCGCTGCTTCGTTATCGTACCGGAGATATCGCCCGACTTCATTCCGCTCCGTGTGGATGTGGTCGCCAGACTCCAAGACTTGGTCCCATTCTCGGGCGCCGAACGCAGATGCTTAAATGCCGCGGTACGACTCTGTTCCCCGCTGCAATCAGCCGGGTTTTGCAGGGCATCAGTGCAATCCATGGACATTATCTTGAGGTCTCTTCCGATTTTGATCTTTCAGATCAGTTGCGGGTCGTGATTGGTTGCCGTGATAGCAGCTTGAGTGCTGCAACGGTTGCCGCCTTGATTGCTGCCAAAACGCGGGTGAAACCAGAGGTTGTTTTAGTTGACCCGGAAGAGATTAAAAGAAAAACAATCAGGCCGGATATGCGTAAACCCGTGACTTTTTTTGATTATCGAAAGCCCAGTGAATAA
- a CDS encoding lysophospholipid acyltransferase family protein: MKVATETQNKPVVESIVSIAAIILMNLWAYPVLILWTLFGILVFPLLFVLGRIFLRWPPDRLTRWFIWLYGRGWFLLMSPFVRFSREHMRVIDKESPYLFVVNHLSFFDTFCMALLPVYNIIFAVRSWPFRMFWYGSFMRLARYLNVEGDHWEEILAASHRAFASNGSVLFFPEGHRSRDGKLQRFYSGGFKVAIAAGIPVVPLCINGTDLLLPPGRKLMRPCRISLKALDPISTRDFGDEDGHLRLRKLVKNRMANSLAEMRGEVKC; encoded by the coding sequence ATGAAGGTTGCAACCGAAACACAGAATAAGCCTGTTGTAGAATCGATTGTTTCGATTGCAGCCATTATTTTGATGAATCTCTGGGCTTACCCTGTCTTGATCCTCTGGACGCTATTCGGCATTCTCGTTTTCCCATTGCTGTTTGTTCTCGGACGAATTTTTCTGCGGTGGCCACCAGACCGTCTAACGCGCTGGTTTATATGGCTTTACGGCAGAGGCTGGTTTTTGTTGATGAGCCCTTTCGTGCGCTTCAGCCGGGAGCATATGAGGGTCATTGATAAGGAAAGTCCCTATTTATTTGTTGTTAACCATCTTTCGTTTTTTGATACATTTTGTATGGCTCTCCTGCCGGTTTACAATATAATTTTTGCGGTACGTTCCTGGCCGTTTCGCATGTTCTGGTATGGCAGTTTTATGCGTTTGGCGCGCTACCTGAACGTTGAAGGCGACCACTGGGAAGAGATTCTTGCCGCTAGCCACAGAGCTTTTGCCAGCAACGGATCGGTGCTGTTTTTCCCCGAAGGGCACCGAAGTCGCGATGGGAAACTACAGCGTTTTTATTCCGGTGGGTTTAAGGTGGCCATTGCAGCTGGAATACCCGTCGTTCCCCTGTGTATCAATGGCACTGACCTCTTGCTTCCGCCGGGACGAAAGCTCATGCGGCCCTGTCGTATCAGTTTAAAAGCACTGGACCCCATATCGACCCGCGATTTTGGTGATGAGGATGGTCACCTGCGGTTGCGTAAATTAGTTAAAAATCGAATGGCCAACTCTCTTGCTGAAATGCGCGGAGAGGTAAAATGCTGA
- a CDS encoding acyl carrier protein, which yields MTNEEVIELIDSSLAEEFELDRKDMVPEANLYEDLGLDSLDTVDMVIVLEGAFDFKIREEEAIRAIRTLEDIHNFVLNKMTQHS from the coding sequence ATGACTAACGAAGAAGTAATTGAATTAATCGACTCAAGTCTGGCTGAGGAATTTGAGCTTGACCGTAAGGATATGGTTCCAGAAGCAAATCTCTATGAAGATCTGGGGTTGGACAGTCTGGATACAGTGGATATGGTGATTGTTCTGGAAGGGGCGTTTGATTTCAAAATCCGTGAAGAAGAGGCGATTCGAGCGATTCGAACCCTGGAAGATATCCATAATTTTGTTTTGAACAAAATGACGCAGCATTCGTGA
- a CDS encoding beta-ketoacyl-[acyl-carrier-protein] synthase family protein → MSLNSVVVTGIGIVSPLGNKFSQLMEALQAGRSGVRETPELEQVGGLRSRLAATVKDIDPKQIPRKFRRSMSNMSIYAYLASQQALEMAGYPEDQLDSGDLGVFIGATLGSTTTSENFFHDYFTDYSLERIKTGLFFQLMGHSCAANVAQSFGITGRVLSPSAACATSSQAVGYAYEQISMGRQKAILCGGADEVHPLTVATFDIMHAASTHFNQRPDMSPRPFDSQRDGVVCGEGSGILLLESEDAARQRGATILAEVIGFSTTSDTSSIASPDIGAMVKCMQLALTDAGLTVADIDYVNAHGTGTEQGDIAEAKAIQQLFADRVPVSSLKGHLGHTMAASGTIELAGCIGMLQQQQLIATRNLDQVDERCCGIDHLLQNRVQPVKTILKNNFAMGGINATIILRSYLHD, encoded by the coding sequence ATGTCGTTAAATTCTGTTGTTGTCACTGGAATTGGAATCGTTTCGCCTCTGGGGAACAAGTTCTCTCAGTTGATGGAGGCTCTGCAGGCTGGTCGTTCCGGGGTTCGTGAAACCCCCGAACTGGAGCAGGTCGGGGGCCTTCGTTCCCGTCTGGCCGCCACTGTGAAAGATATTGATCCTAAACAGATTCCGCGAAAGTTTCGTCGTTCCATGTCGAATATGTCAATTTACGCTTATCTTGCCAGCCAACAAGCTTTGGAGATGGCGGGCTACCCCGAAGATCAGCTTGACTCCGGAGATCTCGGGGTCTTTATTGGCGCAACGCTTGGCAGCACGACGACCAGTGAAAACTTCTTTCACGATTATTTTACCGACTATAGCCTTGAACGGATAAAAACAGGCTTGTTTTTCCAGCTGATGGGACATTCCTGTGCGGCCAATGTCGCTCAATCCTTCGGCATCACCGGTCGGGTCCTGTCTCCTTCTGCCGCTTGCGCTACCAGCAGCCAAGCTGTGGGATATGCTTATGAGCAGATTTCCATGGGACGACAGAAAGCCATACTCTGTGGTGGCGCTGATGAAGTTCATCCTTTGACGGTGGCAACTTTCGATATCATGCATGCCGCTTCAACGCATTTCAACCAGCGGCCCGATATGTCGCCACGTCCCTTTGACAGTCAACGCGATGGTGTTGTTTGTGGTGAAGGCAGCGGTATTCTTCTGCTTGAGAGTGAAGACGCTGCCAGACAACGGGGAGCAACCATTCTTGCTGAAGTCATTGGTTTTTCCACCACTTCTGATACCTCCAGTATTGCCAGTCCCGATATCGGTGCGATGGTTAAATGTATGCAACTGGCATTAACGGATGCCGGACTCACTGTTGCCGATATTGATTATGTCAATGCCCACGGCACCGGAACTGAACAGGGTGATATCGCTGAAGCAAAAGCAATTCAGCAGCTCTTTGCTGACCGGGTTCCGGTGAGTAGTTTAAAAGGCCACCTTGGTCATACTATGGCTGCAAGTGGGACCATTGAGCTGGCCGGATGTATCGGAATGTTACAGCAGCAGCAACTGATTGCAACACGCAATCTGGATCAGGTCGACGAACGTTGTTGCGGGATTGACCATCTGCTGCAAAATAGAGTTCAACCGGTGAAGACAATTTTAAAAAACAATTTTGCCATGGGTGGGATCAATGCCACCATTATTTTGAGGAGTTACCTGCATGACTAA
- a CDS encoding NAD(P)/FAD-dependent oxidoreductase: MRYDVIIIGAGLSGLTSALLLARTGRKVLVLEQHASPAPVVSGFQRGGIYFDSGFHYAGGLGEGGPLQLLLRHLGLEEKLQLLPYARDGFDCLRISSSGEEYALPVGFNNIKTYLGEKFPQARAEIALYIDEIDSIWRKFPYLDLDAELLDFGMESVHGYSLQQRLEVFSSWPQLQGLLSMHSLLYGVSPDRSPLSLNAQVAGSYYHSVHGICGGGRKLVQALLTLLKDVGVEIQCHAEVAQIFSGDNVVAGVRLQSGEEFFAPEVIATVNPTHLPGMLPPTIMRPAYLKRLNGLYQTTSAYIIFARSQQSLEFLRGRNMFIQSQPGVFPGEFDQELEERPFYLAGADQGGDNVIKGLIGIVPASYSEVEALDISGRQRTIAYQQWKQELGARLLRMCRLKCPQMPPLELLDLATPLTLRDYSFAPQGAIYGVGRVLGQYNPHPVTRLPGLFLAGQGVAGPGLLGSLVSGYLACGSILGHELLRGELRGCR; this comes from the coding sequence ATGCGTTATGATGTCATTATTATCGGAGCTGGTCTTTCCGGACTGACCAGTGCTCTGCTTCTGGCCCGCACAGGTCGCAAGGTGCTGGTTCTTGAGCAGCATGCTTCTCCTGCTCCGGTGGTGAGCGGTTTTCAACGAGGTGGAATCTATTTTGACAGCGGTTTTCATTATGCCGGTGGTCTTGGTGAGGGAGGACCGTTGCAGCTACTGCTGCGCCATTTAGGTCTTGAAGAGAAGCTCCAGCTGCTTCCCTATGCCAGGGATGGCTTTGATTGTTTGCGAATATCCTCTTCCGGTGAAGAGTATGCTCTGCCAGTCGGCTTCAATAATATAAAAACATATTTAGGAGAAAAATTTCCGCAAGCGCGGGCTGAGATTGCACTTTACATCGACGAGATCGACTCGATCTGGCGAAAATTTCCTTATCTCGATCTGGATGCTGAGCTGCTTGATTTCGGGATGGAATCGGTACACGGCTATTCTTTGCAGCAGCGGTTGGAGGTTTTTTCTTCCTGGCCCCAGTTGCAGGGTCTGCTATCCATGCACAGTTTGCTGTATGGGGTATCGCCGGATCGGTCACCTCTTTCTCTCAATGCCCAGGTTGCGGGATCATACTATCACTCTGTCCATGGTATTTGTGGCGGTGGGCGGAAATTGGTCCAGGCATTGCTGACGTTGCTCAAGGATGTAGGCGTTGAGATTCAATGCCATGCAGAGGTTGCCCAGATTTTCTCTGGAGATAATGTCGTTGCGGGAGTCCGATTGCAATCAGGAGAAGAGTTTTTTGCTCCAGAAGTGATTGCTACTGTTAACCCGACGCACCTTCCTGGTATGTTGCCGCCCACTATTATGAGACCCGCATATCTAAAGCGACTTAATGGATTGTACCAGACCACTTCAGCCTATATCATCTTTGCTCGGAGTCAACAGTCCCTGGAATTTCTGCGGGGACGGAATATGTTTATTCAATCGCAACCGGGTGTTTTTCCCGGGGAGTTTGATCAAGAATTGGAAGAACGTCCCTTTTATCTGGCGGGGGCTGATCAGGGTGGAGATAATGTGATAAAAGGGTTGATCGGAATTGTCCCTGCATCCTATTCTGAAGTAGAAGCTCTGGATATCTCCGGTCGGCAGAGGACAATTGCATATCAACAATGGAAACAGGAGTTGGGGGCACGGCTACTGAGGATGTGTCGCTTAAAATGTCCACAAATGCCGCCGTTGGAATTGCTGGATTTGGCAACTCCGCTGACTTTGAGGGATTATTCATTTGCTCCGCAAGGGGCTATTTACGGGGTTGGTCGTGTTCTTGGACAATATAACCCGCACCCGGTAACCAGATTGCCGGGACTTTTTCTTGCCGGCCAAGGGGTTGCAGGTCCAGGGCTGCTAGGGTCACTGGTCTCTGGTTACCTGGCCTGCGGGTCGATCCTCGGACATGAATTATTGCGTGGAGAGTTAAGAGGATGTCGTTAA
- a CDS encoding beta-ketoacyl-[acyl-carrier-protein] synthase family protein: protein MHRVAITGVGIVSCLGNDLESVGAALREGRSGIAVDPRRIELGFRSPLTGQIRGFDPSILSRKQRKSMPEFSIWAYASADDALEMAGLDQGDLQNDQTGLIYGCDSSCLAAIEQVEALLQRGETKGIGSGQIFRSMTSTVTMNLNTLFKTRGACWTLSAACSSSGHAVGQAADLIRMGRQERVICGGAQEINWQSMCSFDGLGAFSVQIDDPATACRPFDADRDGLVPSGGAATVVLERYDLAEKRGATIFGELLGYGFSSDGSQLSVPSEDGLSRAMQSALRQSGLATEEIDYLCAHATATPAGDVAEAANIRRVFGTKTPGISALKALTGHELWMSGAAQVVYTTIMAQQGFTAASYNFSKPDAETAGLNMIRETRFSPPGKVLCNSAGFGGTNSSLVIAYS, encoded by the coding sequence TTGCATAGAGTTGCTATTACTGGAGTTGGTATCGTCTCCTGTCTGGGGAATGATCTGGAGAGTGTCGGTGCTGCTCTGCGAGAGGGCCGATCCGGGATTGCTGTCGATCCACGTCGTATCGAATTGGGTTTTCGCAGCCCTTTAACAGGTCAGATTCGAGGCTTTGATCCGTCTATTTTGTCACGAAAACAACGCAAGAGCATGCCGGAGTTTTCCATTTGGGCTTATGCCTCAGCTGATGATGCCTTGGAAATGGCGGGGCTTGACCAAGGAGATCTTCAGAATGATCAGACGGGGTTAATTTATGGGTGCGACTCCAGTTGTCTTGCTGCAATTGAGCAGGTAGAAGCTTTACTTCAAAGGGGTGAGACAAAGGGAATCGGCAGCGGGCAGATTTTTCGTTCTATGACCTCGACTGTGACTATGAACCTGAATACGTTGTTCAAAACCAGGGGGGCTTGCTGGACATTAAGTGCTGCATGCTCCAGCAGTGGTCATGCCGTTGGGCAGGCTGCCGATCTCATCCGGATGGGACGGCAGGAACGGGTGATTTGTGGTGGAGCCCAGGAAATAAACTGGCAATCGATGTGCAGTTTTGATGGTCTGGGTGCTTTTTCTGTCCAGATTGACGACCCTGCAACGGCCTGTCGTCCTTTTGATGCTGATCGTGATGGTTTAGTGCCCAGTGGTGGTGCTGCAACTGTTGTTCTCGAACGTTATGATCTCGCTGAAAAGCGTGGGGCCACGATTTTTGGTGAGTTGCTTGGTTACGGTTTTTCATCTGACGGGTCTCAGCTTTCGGTACCTAGTGAGGATGGTCTCAGTCGGGCGATGCAGTCTGCTCTCCGGCAGAGCGGGCTGGCAACAGAAGAGATCGACTATCTCTGTGCGCATGCTACGGCGACGCCAGCCGGTGATGTCGCGGAGGCAGCCAATATCCGCCGGGTTTTCGGTACAAAGACCCCGGGAATATCCGCATTGAAGGCATTGACCGGGCACGAACTCTGGATGTCGGGAGCTGCACAAGTTGTCTATACAACGATAATGGCGCAGCAGGGTTTTACTGCAGCAAGCTACAACTTCAGCAAGCCGGATGCGGAGACAGCAGGTTTGAATATGATCCGTGAAACACGTTTTTCTCCTCCAGGTAAGGTTCTATGTAATTCAGCTGGATTTGGTGGCACAAACTCCTCTCTTGTTATTGCCTACTCCTGA